Sequence from the Pseudoalteromonas rubra genome:
TACCGACCTCAAATATGAAGATCAAAAGTTCAGCATTGGGGGTGACGTGCTCACGGCCAGCCTGGATGCCTATGCCACCGCGGGGATCGATCTGCTGGTTGCGAGCGGCGGGATTGGTGTAGACTTCCTGATCATCTCAGACACCTTATCAGCCGAAGCCTATGTCGATATCAGCAAAGCAATTTCTGACTCTGAAATTGGTTACGGCATTGATGTCAGCAACCACATGAAAGCGATTGAGGGTGAGTTCTATCTGTGGGTGAAATACCCGGGGTATGAGTTCTGCTGCTCATTCCCAACTAAAACGGCCACCAAAACTTTGTATGATACTGGCGCCTTGTATAATAAAACCTGGCAAATGCTGGATTATAGCGACAGCTTTAAGTTTTGATGATGACACCCATGACGATTGCACGTTTTCTTCTCGCCTGTGCGCTGCCTCTGGGCAGCCTGCAGGCGCAGACGCAATGCACCTTTTGGGGCGACTTTAAGACCGTCGCCGAAACCAATATGCTGACACTCAATCAGCCAAGCAGTAATCATCTCACGCTGGACGGCCGACTGCTGTATCGCCCTCTGATGCGCACTGAAAAGTACTATTGGCTGGGCCTGCAGCTGGTGAAACCCACACTGCAGCTTGACCAGCAGGCGGTTGAAGCCTCCCTGTATAGCGTACCCTTTGCGGTGAAAATACATGTCCAGACCAAGCAACTGATGGCACATCACTTTGCCGGTAAGCTCAAGGGTGCAGATCAGCAAAAGTTGCTGGCGATTTATCAGAGCCTGCACAGCGAACACCTGCAATCGCTGGATTTGTCCGTACCCAGCACACAGCAAGAACAAGACAATCTGGGGCAATATCAGGTGGTCTACAGCCGCAATGCAGATCAGTCCATCCGTCGCGCCAAGCTGGCCTATCTAAGCACCAAGGCCAGTGCGAACTTGCTCGAATTCAGACTCCCGCAAGTCCGTGCTGATCAGTTTACACTCACATTAGACAAGTGTGGCTTAACCCGGCTCAGCGGACAAAATCATACCCAGATTGAAAGCAAGCAAGGCGACATCCGAATTGACGTGAAGCAACAGATCCAGTTCCGCTATAACCCAGCCCCCATCCCGGCCACTACTTTGCTATTAACACTGGGAGATGACCCGACCTTGTGGCCACAGCTCAGCGAAGCACAACTCTATCCCAGGCCACCCGCACAACCGTTAAAAGATGCCCAGCAGTTCATTGCCTTGTTGCAATCTCAAGATATCAGCACATTGAGCTCAGATGCACTGGCTCAACTTCTGTATGACAACCAAATTTACCTCGGCGCGCTGAAAGCAGTGATCAAATCGCAGAGCCTGTCTGATCAGGCGTTGAAGCGTTTGTTTATGATGGTTGGCAAAAATGACTCGATTTACGCACACAAGTTACTGGTGGATGTGTATTTAGATCCGGAAATACAAGGTAAGCAACGCTTCAGAAGCCTGATGGGCCTGAAATATGCGCAGCAGCCACTCAACCCTGAATTAGTCGACCTGGTCATGGAGTCCGCCCGCCAAACAGGCAATGGTGAACATCGCCGCCTGAGTAACAGCGCCATGATGGTACTGGGCGTTATTGCGCATAATCAGCAAGGCAGTGAGTTCGCCAGTGATGTTGCGCAGCGCCTGACGCAACAACTCAGGCAAGCCTCACACAGTCACCGTCAGGTCAGCCTGCTGGCTGCGCTCGGTAACAGTGGTGATGCAAGCCAGCAACAGCATATTGCCCCCTTTTTGCAAGCCAGTGCACCCAGACTGAGACAACAAGCCGCCGAGTCTTTGGGTAAAATGCCCAATCCGCAGAGTCTCGATTACCTGACGACTCAACTCACTCAGGAGCAAGATCAAGACACTCAGGCAGCGCTACTCAAAGCCATTGGCAACAACGAACTCACCAGTAAGCAGGTCGATGGGCTATTCAGCTATAGTCAATCTCAGCCTCAAGCGGTACGACTGGCTGCGGTCGCGGCATTGGCACAACAAACCAAAACCGACCCGGCGCTCAAGCCACGCCTTAAAGCGCTGGTGAAAAAAGAAAAAGATCAGCAAGTCCTGCGCGCGCTGATGCAAGCCATCTATTCGCACTAATACCAGTTTGCTTAATTAAGTGTTCTATTTGAAATTGGTATAACCACTCAGCGACAGAAACAAGCGAGCCTGCACTATGGCAGGCTCGCGGGAGAATAAAAAAACCGGTCTAGTCCATTAGACCGTAACCTACTCAACGGGTTGTGAGCTTAATAAGCGAGGCAATAGACAAGCTACTGACGCTTATCTTGGCTCGATAGTTAAGGGAGATAAGGTGATTTTTGCGTTGTTGCTGGCCCCCATATAACCGCTGTAATTCTGACCTTCAAACAAGGTATAGAACACATCGACGTAGTCATCGTCGTTACTGAACCAATGATCCGGCATGGCTTTAATCAACTGATTGGTCAGCTGTGGGATGATCGCATAACCTTGTACATTTGGATCCGGGATAGTGCGCATTACCTGCGTCACAATATCCAAAAAGGTCGTTGCTAAATCTTTGTAATTGGTGTTGTCATCCTGCTCCATCAGCAGCACGTCAGCAGCCTGCCAGCGATAACGCTCCCAGTGGATAAGGATTTGGTTAGGGGTGTAGTCTGTACCATCATGGTCCAGGTAAGGCATATCAACGATATCCAGCACGGGTTCGTCTCGTGATGGGCTCACCCCGGTGACAATCCCATAGACTTCCGCCTTACCCAATACCCAGGGTTCCTGATCATTATTGAGGCGAATACGCTTTAAAACGCTGGTCGAGATCGCGTCAGACTGTATACGCACCTCATTGGTTTGCAACATGTCCTGTGCAAAACGCTCAACGGTCTGAGTCTGTCTGGCACGGCTGAAAATGTCCTGCATCACAGCTAACCCTTCGCGGCGCACCTGCTGTTGATCCAACTCCAGGACCAGCACCGGACGCTGCGGCATTTGCTGCGCATCCAGCAAGTGCAGCTGGCCCTCGCTGTCATAAGCCTCAACATGGATCCAGGTTTTATCATCGCCTTTAGGGGCAAAGGCGATCAGCGGTGTTTCACCTTCCTGCCATTGGTTCAGCATAGTGTCAGATGCCAGGCGCAATTGATATAAATTGCTGTCGCTTTGTGGCAACCCTTTTAATACCCGTGTCTGCGTACTTGCCTGACCAATCAATGACTGTGCCTGAGCAGATACGCCCATTTCCTGCACAGTGAGACGAGACTGGCTCGCCAGCGTTGACTGCCAGCGCGGACCTTGCTGTGACAGTTCCAGAGCCAGTGATTTCGCCATCACTTTTTTGATGTCACTGACCTGAAAAGCCTGCGGGTTAAAACGGTCAATCTGCGCCAGTGGTGCTGCCAGATTATTCACAGCGTCAATCGGGGCTGCGGTTGCATTTGCCGCTGCACTCAGGCTCAAAGCCAGTGCAGATAAGGTCATCTGAGATATGCGTTTCATTGTTATAATTCTCCAGAAATAATCCTGTTCTGGCCTCACCTGAACCACGGGAAGCCACCTCTCGTGTGCCAAATCAAGATAAAACACGAAAATCAAATTATCAACATATTAATATAAACTTTACACATAAAAATTAACAAAAAGACATTAAATATATGTTTTAAAAGAACTTTAAATGTTAAATTTAAATTTATTTTTAGATCTGGATTTAAACAAGAGTGAAGACTCTATTTTGTTTGATTCATTATTTTTGGTTGGGAAACAGTGACAGGCAGACGGTACAATGGCCACCAAGGCCTGTGCAACTGAACAGGCCCGGCTCTCTATACGAGTGAAGGTAATTAATAGACGTTGTTATTTTTCAACAGGGTAAAGCGTAATTTCCATACCCGCACCGATGGCGGAGATGCGTAACAAGGTGTCTGCGTGCAGCGCCTGAGAATAGCACTTTGGCTGCTCGCCGCTGCTGAAGCCGATATCAAAGGTGCGCTTAGAGCACCCCAGCCACTGCTTAAGCGCTGCTTTAGAGCATGATTCGATCAATTCACACAAATGATTGATGGCTTTATCCGGACTCGTCACTTCGGCACTGGCCTCAATTCTGGCCAACTGGCGATACTCATCCTTATCGTAATGCAGTATTACTGCGTTCTTTTTAAGATCCGCAACCAGGGCAGAAATATCCTGCTTGGATTCTAACTCTAAATCGACATTTAAAAACTGGATTTCTGACATGACGGGACATTTACCTTGTTTCTTTATGAGTGGTTCGCTGCCATACCTGCGCCATGTTCAAGCGCCAGAACACATTCGATTGGCAGGTGCGACAATATGTCACTATTGATTTTACGCGAATTCTCATAAGCTATCAGCAATTTTGACGAAAAAACAGCACTATGAATAAATCCCGCTATAAACCCATTCGAAAATTCCATAAGCTGACAGGCTATCTGCTGGCATTACAGATCTTTGCCTGGCTGCTCGGTGGTCTGATCATGAGTGCCATACCACTGGACATGGTGCATGGTAAGCACCTGGCCAAGCGTGCGCTGGACAACCCGTTTAGTCAGACTGATTATCGCGCCGACCTTAATCACTTGGCACACTCTGTTAAAGGGTTTAACACACTGACATTTAGTCACTTTCTTGATCAACCCATGATCATTGCCAGTGGTGAAGAACGCGCCTATTTCACCGCCACAGGAGCGCCGTTTCCTGCTCCCACCGAAGCGCAGATCCGTGCTAATGCACAGGCCCACTTTCTCGGTGACAGCCCCGTCGGCTCTGCACAGTTGCTCACTACAGGTCCCCGGGAAGTGCAATATCGCCCTCACATATGGCAGGTCACCTTTGCCGACACACTCAGCACAACCCTGTATCTGGATGCCCTTAGCGGTCAGGTGATCACGGTCAGAAGCACCTTGTGGCGCATTTTCGACTTTTTTTGGATGTTACACATCATGGATTATGACGAGCGGGATGATTTCAACAACCCTTTACTGATCACCTTTGCAGCCTGTAGTGTCGCGTTTTGCCTCAGTGGTATGGTGCTGTTGTTGCAATCTCCCCCCTGGCGCAGACGTCGCCAACACGCCCGTTAAACGTTCTGTACAACATCTGACCGGGGCCGGACAAAGAGTATGCGAAAGCGCGCTCGCCTCTGACTCCTGCCTGCCGGTCGTGTCATGTTGTCGCTTTATTCTTGCCTTAGCTGGCTCTGTTAAGCTTTAATGACAACTTACAGTAAACGCACTAATTTATTGGGTTTCATTTTGGCTGAATTGTATGGATACACACCAATTGATACCTGCGCTTACTTTAACTTGCACCTTTGTTATAAAGGAAATAACACCCAGAGGTGATGTAGCAATTTAATAAAAGTAAAACGGAATTCGAAGATGTGCAGTTATGTATCGGATAACCAAGCGAAGCTCAGTATCTGGCTTCAGTCTTTTTATCATATTGCGCTCAGTGGTAGCTTTTCCAAAGCTGCAAAAAAGTTAGGCCAATCGCGCAGTACCCTAACAAATCATGTGTTTGAACTTGAGTCCTTGTATTCCGTTCGGCTTATCAACAGAACCACAAGAAGCTTTTCCCTGAGCCGTGAAGGCGATGCCCTATTTGAGCAATGCAAACGGCTCAATCTGGCCATTTCAGAGAGTCACGAAATGCTCCGTGATTTTTCACAAAACAGCGAAGGGCTACTCAGAGTTAAAATCCCCAGCGTCCTCGATAACAAAGTCTTTCATGCCCTCCTCAGTCAATATAAAAAAAGCCACCCCAACGTCATTTTAGATATTATGGTCGACAACAACCTGGGAGACCTGGTCGCAGAAAAAGTGGATGTTGCTTTACACCTGGGGGAGTTACCCGACAGCAACTATATTTGCAAACGCCTTACGACATTTAATACTTATGTTGTTGCCAGTAAAGAGTACTGGCGCAGCCACCCAAAACCCAGTCATCCAAGTGAGTTAATTAATCACCCGTGTATTCGCTATCGCCACTGTAAAACCGGTAATAAGTGGAGTTTCAGTGATATTGGAAAGCAGTTTTTAGTTGATATAGGGACGTCCCATATCTGTGACAGTGATGAAATGCTGATCTCTTTCGCACTAGACGGCTCAGGTATTGCCACCGCGTTAGACTTTACATCGAAGCAATACATTGAAGACGGGACGTTAGAGACATGTCTTGAGGAGTGGACTCACGAAGTGCAGCTCAATGCCTTGTTGCAGCACAGAGACAATATGTCGAGCCGCGTAAGAAACTTCATCGATGCACTTATCACACTGATCCCGAGTCTAAATACCTAACCGGCCAGGAGTGATAATTATATCACTCCGCAGCATGATTATTTTTTTCTCTTTATAACACAAAAATTTAACACAAGATGATATACTATATCAGCGGTATATCATGCCTCCTCGCCTTTTCTTGTCTGTACATATATTCCACTGATTGTTCCACTTAGTAACATCTGATGTATGAGATTCTGAACATTACTTCAAGTACCCTTAACCTCAACATACAAGCTCATAATTGAGAATTAACATCATTGGAGGTTAAGGCAATGAGTATCAGCGCAGTTCCAAAAGGACGAGGATTGGAACTTAACTTCAGCAAAGGGCTGACCAGTTCAAATGCCGTGCACAGTTATTTGCAAAGCAACTTGAGCAATTATGATCAGGAAATAGAGCCTTACGTTATTAGTGAAATTGCAAAGCACGTAATACGGCAAAAACTATTTGAAAATCAGTCTATCTTACAAAAAGTAGAAAACTTTGCTGAAGACAATGAATATGACTGGATAATCTTTAACAACTGTTTTGATACATCAGGTATACCATCGACGCCTTGCAATGATAATCCACCTGAACATAAAACATGGAAAATGCCAGCGGCAACATTAATGGGATTAATTTCTCTAACTGGACACAAAGTTGCCAGTTATAAAGGTGAAATGAATGGGCGTTTAGCCCACATGGTGATGCCAGCAAAAAATAACCCGTTATATCAAAGCCGCTCAACAAAACAGCTCAAACCACACACCGAAGTGGTGAATGGGCTTTGGCCTGAAGAAATAAAAACCAATACAGACAAACACTGTATTGCACCCGACATATTTGGTCTGGCCAGCATCAGGAACCCAACCAATTGCGCTACACGGGTTTGGTATTTGCAAGATCTGTTGGATAGCCTGCCCTACTCAACCATTCGCAATTTAATGCGGCCCGAATTTAGAACCACCAGCCAGTCTAGCTTCGACATTAACTATGTAAACGAAGGGGTGAGCGTCATCGCGGAAATCAATGGCAAGCTCAACATTCGCTTTAGCTATAGCAAGCTGGAAGGGTTAACGCCACGTGCCAAATCCGCACTGACGGAACTCAAGGCATACCTTGATGATGAGCGTACCGTCACACGTCTCGTGCTCAAACCAGGACAAGTCCTCATTCTCAATAACAGAACACTCCTGCATGGCAGAGACAACCTCACCAACCACGCCCTGTACGATGGCAATGACAGGTGGCTAATCCGAATGTATGGGTTTAGTTATGATGGCTGGAGAAAACTGCCGAAAAATGAACGCCTTCAACATGTAGCAACCGTATAAAAAGAGAAGAAAAGGGAAAAAAATGATTTCACCGTTAGTAGGAAGTGATAGGTACTTTGCCAAAAATGATGCACCTATTTTATTTAAAAAGGCAAAAAACTACACAGTGACAGACCAAAATGGCAACCAGTATATCGACTTCATTCTGGGCCTGGGACCCGTCATATTAGGCCATTCTGATGAAGAGTTTGTGCGCAGAGTATCAGAACAACTGAGCAATGGCCTGTCATTTCCTGGTTTTGCCGATGTGCATAGCGAACTTGCCAAAGTGTATGAAGCCCAGTATCAGGATATGCGAGTTGTTACCCTATTCAAAACCAGTTCAGAAGCCGTAACCGCAGCAATGCGCTGCGCCATGCTGGAAACAGGTCGCAGTAAATTCATCCGTTGTGGTTTCTTAGGATGGCACGACAGCCAGATTGCCAACACACCAAGCTGGCACGAATGGCCAGGCAGTGAAAAGCGCGAAGCACTGAGATTCTCACAAGGTATGCGCGGGATTGATGGTGAGCAGGGCGTATTTAACTGGACGGATGGTGATATCGCGAGCCTGACAGCACTGTTGAGCGAACACGGCGACACCACAGCCGCCTTTGCCATTGATGTCTACCAGCTGGCATTCATGACCACTGAAACATTACAACAGGCAACCGCGCTGTGTCGCCAATATGGCATAAAAATCATCATCGACGAAACCAAAACCGCCGGCAGAGCAAACCCGGCAGGCATGCTTGATACGCAAGCGATCCCAGCAGATTACATCATCCTTGGTAAAGCCGTGGGCAATGGATTACCACTGGCGGTGCTGCTCGGCAAGCCAGAGCACATCAAGATTTATCAAAACGCGAGGATTGGCGGTACCCACACCAAAGAAGTCCTGTCAGCGCACGCCGGGATCATAGTCGCAGACATAATGCAGCAACGAGAAGGCTATGCGCGCCTGCCGCTCATCTGCCAAAAGATTGTTTCAACCATCAATGCCGCCATCACCCACTCGGCCACAACCGAGTTACTCAGCGCAACCAGCTTATTAAACGACACCCTGTTTGATCTGCGCTTTTCAGACCCTATGCTGAACAACTTTGCGGCCAGAGAGCAGCTGAAACAGACCATGATCGCTGAGGGTATTTTCATGCTGCAGGGGCACAACTCATTCGTGTGTCTAGCCCATGAGCAAATCGATTTTAGCCAACTGGAAGACAAGTTAACCACCTCGCTGCGTAACTGGTCAACACAACTGTAAGCATACCAAGGACGACTCATGAACAAAGAAAATACAATCAATGAATTACAAGGTTTGTTGGAAAACTACGCGACAACATACGAGATAGAGGCACGGTATCGGGAGCATATGTTGTCATTCCTGAAAAACAGTGACGACCCCATTTACAGTAGCAATCAGGCAGGGCACTTTACCGCTTCTGCCTGGGTCTTGTCGCATGATCGCCAGCACGTGTTGCTCACTCAGCATGCTAAAATTGGCAAGTGGTTTCAGCTTGGTGGCCACATTGAGCCAGAAGACAGCTCTTTTATTGATGCCTGCTTGCGCGAAGCAACCGAAGAAAGCGGCATCACCTCACTGTCATCAGCAAACACCTTTGTGCTCGACATCGATATTCACGATATCCCGGAATACAAAGGAATACCGCAGCATCCGCACTATGATGTGACCTGCTACTTTGTTGCCCCGGCGCAGGCAAAAGCGATTAAAAATGCGGAATCAAAACAGTTGCAATGGATACCGCTCGAGCAAGTAAAAGCACTCACCGACGATCCGGCGATCCACAGAATGGTCGAGAAAACACTCGAATTAGAGATCTATAAAGACAATGCTTAAATACCATTTAAAAGGTATATCCGCAAACGTCATTTGGGGTTCTCTGCCTTTATATTTTTATTTCTCTGGCGAGTATCCCCCGCTTTTCTTCTTGCTGGCACAAATTATCAGCACCTTTATATTGCTGGGTTTGTACCTAAAATTAATGAGAGCAGAGGAAACGCAGCGCTTTAGCTTAAAGCTAAACCTGATCCCCGCATTATTATTAATGCTGAATTGGGGTGGATATGCCGTAGCAATAAAGTCGGGCTATGTAATTGAGGCAAGCTACGCCTATCTTTTACTGCCTATTTTATTGCTGTCAGTGAGTATTTTTAGCGGCGAGAGTAATCAGAAAAAGGACTGGTTCTTTTTCTCGCTCTCCCTCTTTATCGTTTTTCTTGAGTTCTATATTAGCGGCAATTTTCCATTTATAGGTCTGCTGATCTCCGTGCCATTTGTGCTGTATTTACTGTGGCATAAGAAGCACAACCTAGATCCATTAACAGGGCTATTTAATGAAACCAAAGCGATGCTACCGCTGTGTTGTTTATTGTGGTTTTTCATTGATTTTGGATTTATAGAAAGTGTGAAATTAAATGACTGGGCAATGCTATTAATGTTGGGCTTCATTACCTTTTTACCACTCACACTGTTTGTGAGTGCAAGTAAAAAAGTGAGCTTTAATGTGTTGTCTTTATATCAGATTATGTCTCCTATTTTAGGCATGATCATCGGGTTTCATTTATACCACCAGGACATAAGCACTTATAAATTTATCCTGTACTCATCACTGGCTTTGACCTTGATCGTGTACAACATGACAAATCAAATTGGGACAAAAAATGAATCTTACTGATTTACTTGATGAAGTGGTGAAAATTGCAAAGGAAGCTGCACAAATAATAGAGAAATCTAAGCTCAATGCTGAGTTCTCTATGAAAAGTGATAATACGTTTGTCAGTAAAGTGGATATTAACGTTGAGGAGTTCATTAGCCTGGCGCTTAAATCCCTTGATTACAATATCCCCGTGTTTGGCGAAGAGCTGGGTGTATCAGGGATGGAGACACAAGACACTTACTGGCTAATCGACCCCATCGACGGCACAGCCTGGTACCGATTGGGGGTGCCTATTTATGGTTCACTGATCAGCCTGATTGATAAAGGCGAACCCGTATTAGGATGTGTGGCGTTACCCGGGATCAATGAGGTGTGCTACGCAGCTAAGGGACTCGGCTGTTTTATTGAAACACCTTATCAAGCGGCCACCAGAGTCACCATTGAGGATCCGGTCACCTCAGTCAAAAAGGCAGTGATCACTGCATCGGGTATTCATGGCACCAACCTGTGGCTTGAAAATGGCAAGTATCCGTGGCGGATCGATAACGTATTTCACGAAGCGCGACTCTTTAAACTGTCAGGTGATTGCATTCAGCATGTCCAGGTCGCCTGCGGCCGAGTCGATGCAGCCATCGACACCATCATGAAGCCGTGGGACAGCGCCGCACTGATTGTGTGTTTGCAAGAAGCCGGTGCTGTGGTCATGGACTTACACGGCAATCAGGATCAGTTATTAAAACGCGACTCTCTGTTGTCAGCGGCTTCCCTGCCCCTGGCACAAGAACTATTAGAAAAACTTTCATATCAATAAGCGAAAAGCAGCGCGGACAGTGTGTCCAGCGCTGCCACCCCAGATCATAAAACATAACAAAAAACTCTTAGAGACGAGGTTGGAATGAACAAGGAAATTTTAGAACTAGCGCAACAGCAACAATGGACTCAGCTAACCACACTTTTGCAAGCGGACAACGTAGCGGTCAATGTGCAAGACGAAAAAGGCTACTCCCCCTTACATTATGCGGCGATTCAAGGACAGTGTGAGGTCATCGATGCCCTGGTCGCCAAGGGCTGCGCGCTTGAGGTGGCGACTGGCAACGGCAGTACCGCACTGCATAAAGCTGCTACCTTTGGTCAGCTTGATGCCATCCATACCTTACTCACGCTGGGCGCCGATTTAGAAGCCAGAACCAACAACCCGGATGTGCCTTCTTTTAGTGCACGTACCCCTTTGCATGAAGCCGCAGTCGAAGGCCATGCCGACGCAGTCACGCTGTTACTTTCACTTGGCGCTGATCAAAACGCCCTGACAGACGCACAGGAAACCGCGCTTGACCTGGCCGTATATTATAAACATACCGACGCCACAGCGGCCTTGTCGCGTTCTTAATTTAAAGTGAACGCATTATGCTTACAGAAATAAAAGCCAGACATTGGCTGTTTGACATTGACGGCACAATCGCCTTTAACAACCAACCCGTCAGTACGGCGTTGACCGACGCCCTGGTCGAATTAAGTGATGACAGCGACGTGATCTTCGCCACAGCCAGGCCGTTTCGGGATGTGTTACAGGTGCTGCCAACCGAGCTACGCAACAATACTATCTCTTGTACCAATGGGGCTTTGCTATTTAAGCAGCACAAAGTTTACGCTGAACAACATTTCACTAAGAACACCAGCATCCGATTGATACATTTGCTCGAGGATCTGGATGCGCCCTATATTCTGGATTGTGCGCAGGGGTTTTACCTGAGTCGCACCAGCCACCCCTTTTTTGAGTACACCCAGGGGAGTTACAAAGCACCCAAAATCTCCCAGCAAGCGGCGTTGGCCCAGGGTATCAATAAAATTCAGGTGTTTGATACCCAGCTCATTGAACTGTTGAACAGAGATGCTGAGCGACTTGGGATCACGGTCTACCCTTATGCTGGCGTCGACTTTTTTGATATCTCTCCAACTGGGTGTTGTAAATCCAACCTGTTTCAGCAACTCGATATCGATCCCCTTAATAGTATCGCCTTTGGCAATGATTCAAACGACCTGCACCTGATCAAACAAGCACAAGTGGGCGTCTGCATCGGGTCGCACCCGCAACTCAATCAGGCTGCTGACCTGACGCTTAACCAGACCTGCCCGGAGCAAGCATTAATTCACATCATCAGGGAGAGAGCTTTTGAAAACCTATAAGCTAGTCACGTTTGATTTTGATGGTACCTTGTGTGACACCGCGCCTGCCATTATCAGCACACTTCAGCAGCTGTTTCCCGGTACTGAACAGACACAGATAGACGCGCAGTTATCCGTGGGTACCCCGCTTAAATCTGTGATTGCCCAGTTACATCAGCACCCTCTGTCTGCCGCTGAGCTGGATGCACTGTGCCACCAATATCGGGCGCTATACAATCAGGAACACCATCGGTTACAAGTACCATTTCCTCATGCCAGAGACACCATCATGGCGTTCAGACAAGCTGGTGCGCAGTGCCTGATCGTCAGCAATAAGGGCGAAGCCGCACTCAATGCCTTCGTACAGCAGTACGCATTCACGTCGCTCTTTGACGATGTGATAGGAGAGCGCGTCGGCATAGCAGGCAAGCCACAGCCGGATGTCTATGAGCAAGTGATCCGCCCGGCTTACCCAGACATTAAACCCGAGCACATATTGCATATTGGCGACACCACAGCAGATCTGGCATTTGCTCATGCCATCGGTGCCGACAGCGCCTATCTGACCCATGGCTTTGGCGATGATGAAGCAGCTCTGGCGATGCAGCCGACCTGGTATTGCAGTCACTTCGAAGCACTTACACAACAGTTGGCATTAGGAGGGCAGCATGTTTGATTATAGCCCTGCTAAGCTGCCGTTTGTAAATCAAGCTGACAGAGTGCTTAAGCATAACCATTTCGTCAAATCGTTATTCTGGCAAAGCTGGCATGATTGCTTCGAGCAGCATGCATTGCCCAAGCTGCCTGAGCCGATTGCAAAATTATGGACACACTCCAGGGAAATATTCCAGCTGGCCTTTATCGCCCACCGTTATGGCATGATCTTTTTTGCTTCCCGACGTGAAGTCTCCGCACGGTTGGCAACAATCACAGCAAAGAGCCAACAAATCGATGAGGTTTACCGGGTTTTGTCACAGCAACAACTGCTCAATACCATTTACAACCTGACCATCAATCAGTTTGTCTTTAGCTGGCCCAGTAAAGCGGCGTGTGCGCAGATGATTGCACCAAACCAGTTTCAGCTCAGCAAAGAACAGGTGCTGTACTATCGCGATGACGCATTTTACAGACACAGTGAACAGGTAAAGCGGCTCGGTGATGAGGTGGTGTATGATCTGCATGATTTTGCACACTTGGTCAGCACCCTGTGTAAGCCCACACTATACGGTTGCTATTATCACGACTT
This genomic interval carries:
- a CDS encoding NUDIX hydrolase, which produces MNKENTINELQGLLENYATTYEIEARYREHMLSFLKNSDDPIYSSNQAGHFTASAWVLSHDRQHVLLTQHAKIGKWFQLGGHIEPEDSSFIDACLREATEESGITSLSSANTFVLDIDIHDIPEYKGIPQHPHYDVTCYFVAPAQAKAIKNAESKQLQWIPLEQVKALTDDPAIHRMVEKTLELEIYKDNA
- a CDS encoding permease-like protein: MLKYHLKGISANVIWGSLPLYFYFSGEYPPLFFLLAQIISTFILLGLYLKLMRAEETQRFSLKLNLIPALLLMLNWGGYAVAIKSGYVIEASYAYLLLPILLLSVSIFSGESNQKKDWFFFSLSLFIVFLEFYISGNFPFIGLLISVPFVLYLLWHKKHNLDPLTGLFNETKAMLPLCCLLWFFIDFGFIESVKLNDWAMLLMLGFITFLPLTLFVSASKKVSFNVLSLYQIMSPILGMIIGFHLYHQDISTYKFILYSSLALTLIVYNMTNQIGTKNESY
- a CDS encoding inositol monophosphatase family protein, with protein sequence MNLTDLLDEVVKIAKEAAQIIEKSKLNAEFSMKSDNTFVSKVDINVEEFISLALKSLDYNIPVFGEELGVSGMETQDTYWLIDPIDGTAWYRLGVPIYGSLISLIDKGEPVLGCVALPGINEVCYAAKGLGCFIETPYQAATRVTIEDPVTSVKKAVITASGIHGTNLWLENGKYPWRIDNVFHEARLFKLSGDCIQHVQVACGRVDAAIDTIMKPWDSAALIVCLQEAGAVVMDLHGNQDQLLKRDSLLSAASLPLAQELLEKLSYQ
- a CDS encoding ankyrin repeat domain-containing protein produces the protein MNKEILELAQQQQWTQLTTLLQADNVAVNVQDEKGYSPLHYAAIQGQCEVIDALVAKGCALEVATGNGSTALHKAATFGQLDAIHTLLTLGADLEARTNNPDVPSFSARTPLHEAAVEGHADAVTLLLSLGADQNALTDAQETALDLAVYYKHTDATAALSRS
- a CDS encoding HAD hydrolase family protein, producing MLTEIKARHWLFDIDGTIAFNNQPVSTALTDALVELSDDSDVIFATARPFRDVLQVLPTELRNNTISCTNGALLFKQHKVYAEQHFTKNTSIRLIHLLEDLDAPYILDCAQGFYLSRTSHPFFEYTQGSYKAPKISQQAALAQGINKIQVFDTQLIELLNRDAERLGITVYPYAGVDFFDISPTGCCKSNLFQQLDIDPLNSIAFGNDSNDLHLIKQAQVGVCIGSHPQLNQAADLTLNQTCPEQALIHIIRERAFENL
- a CDS encoding HAD family hydrolase; its protein translation is MKTYKLVTFDFDGTLCDTAPAIISTLQQLFPGTEQTQIDAQLSVGTPLKSVIAQLHQHPLSAAELDALCHQYRALYNQEHHRLQVPFPHARDTIMAFRQAGAQCLIVSNKGEAALNAFVQQYAFTSLFDDVIGERVGIAGKPQPDVYEQVIRPAYPDIKPEHILHIGDTTADLAFAHAIGADSAYLTHGFGDDEAALAMQPTWYCSHFEALTQQLALGGQHV